The DNA window TAGAGAGTTGCGTATTTGTGTGCGGAAAACAAAGTCGCTCCTTTAAAACTTCTACTTTGGTTAATTTTCCTTGAGAATGATAAACGTAACCGAAATTGTTCAGAAGAATgcataattataagttttatattgctTTGTCCGCAGTGGGGTATGCAAGGGATGTCCATCGCTGGGCCCAGCCACGTGAGCTACGGGCAGGACATGCAGTGGAGCCCTAGCTACGTGCAGCTGTCCCCCAGCATGCAGTCGCATTCGCCGAACATGTCGCCCAACTTACAAATGACTAATCTTCAGAACATTCAGCCGAACTTGCAAACCCTCTCGCCGAATATGCAGTCGATGCCACCCATGTCCCCCAACATGCAAATGTCCCCGATGGGCCAAGTGATGCCGTCCATGGGCAGGATCTCCCCGATGACTCACGGCGGGATGTCCCCGAACATGGGGCAGATGTCGCCGAGCATGGGGCACGTCTCGCCCGGCATGGGGCATATCTCTCCTAATTTAATGCAGCAGCAGCAACAGCAGCAACAGGTTACTTTCTATCTATTTCTCTTACGGGCTATTTATATTCATAGAGATTTATCATTCAACAGTAACAAGCCCTTCAGTTACCATTCGCCGTCAGCACGCAAGAAGTCATATGCACTCTAACATTGGATTGTCAAGTCGAGAAAAcacaataactttattttatgacaagtatttaaaaattttcacaTTTAGAACAAGACATTCTTAgacaatgtcgaaatatcgagctctaccaaataaaaataaaaatcatagtaAATATCCTGATTTAAATAGTtgcagtaataaaaataaccatgttgatttaaaaactttatttaatctaCCGCTATGAAAATAGATCTAACGTAACTAGCAGTACTAGATAAAGGAAGTGCACCGCTATGCAACATTTAAGATACCTACAAGATAACTTCCCTGACTTCAGTAGAACTAGAGTTGAAGCTTTTCagcttattatatattgataaatagaGCTCCAACTATGCACTCCCGGGCTGAATATATTGATAGATATCGTAAAGTCGTACCCGATATAATCGATCGCCCTGCTACTATAATAACACTCCGCAGGAGCTGCTGGCGGCGCCGGCCAGCGACTCGCCGTCGCTGTCGGGGCTGCTGCTGGACCGCGGCGACGTCATGCCGCAGCTCAACTCGGGCGAGCTGTCCGGCCTGTCGTCGCTGCTGGAGCGCGGCCCCGACCTCAGCGACAGCCTCAACCGCCTCTCCACCAGCGACCTGCTGCACTGACGGCCGCAGCCCCCCGTGCGCCCAAGGGGATGCTGACGAGACGTGACCCGCGAGGGGACCGAGAGCCTCGTGTCCGGCCCCCACTCTCTCGTACCGCCCGCTGCGGCAGTGACTCCGTGCCGACGGACTTTGCGTCTCCTTTCAGACGTTTCGTGGCATTCTCGAGATTCAGGAAATTTAATTTCTCCTAgagttcttaaaaataaaaaatgacgaaATGTTAGGTGTAacaatgtaatgttaaaattcaCGCCGAGCGTCACACGTGAGTGTCCAATACCGCCTCTATTGGATTAGAGATGACTATTCGGATATACTTTTATGTCGACTGAAGACAAAACAATATGTTATTCGATAAGGAAGTGCGCTAAATCTCAACTGGAAACATTTCAATAACGAGTAtcacaaaaaatgtataatagtaagtctttttgtaattttaattaattaatgttttttattaaccaAAAAACACATTGACGAGCGAAACGCTACGTTCTATGTGTGTTTGTAAATTgcatcaatttaatataatgtctcTCATATAGTaacttttcgtttaaaattactttatttatgtttttcttcgtaaatagatatatattacttttaacgattaaaaaaaataaacaaaaaaaaaattaagtcttaATATAGTCTTCCAATAAACTAAAAGTTATAtacatgaattaataataaagacaacatatcaaatcaaagtatattttctaaaaaagagACAAATCATTTTGAATCATAATAAACCTGTgaaaaagtatacatatatatattttaaatattttatttattaactaattgtgCTATTTTGTCCGTATATTAgcaaatacatttgtaaaataaaatgatttcgatttaatattgatttaccTCAGCAAGAtcattgtttcattttatttgcataCAAATCAATTATTACTACTGAACTTACTATGGAACTTCAGGTGCATAATATATGAACTAATCCGATTTTATTTTGGATATTGATCCCGGAACACTCGACGTGTTTCGGGAAGACCATTGTCACGGAGCAGTTCCGTTGAAATCTTAAGTACGtgcaatttagaaataaaatatttaaaagaaaggaATCTAAATGTTTAAAGCCAAtcgagatttatatttttattgattaaatttcaaTGTATCTTACTTATTGTATTTGCTGATGTTTAGAGATTGCTATTTTTGTGAATTTTATGAGATATaatttactgtttattattgttatagtttgTTGAGTTAAGTCTAGCAAATaagattatttgataaaaaactaTGAATTGTTACCAAATATTGAAGTGTTTatgaattgtaaaatattttcaacaaatttcCCTTAGCCTCTggtcatgtatttttttaattgaaacagtTATGATCCGCTTATCGTTTATCGTTTATTAAAAGGCAggctttattgaaataaaacatcacaACATATATATACCATAAATAGCAACTGAAGACAACCCTTTAGGTGCTTGTGATATACTTACGACATTacttcaatttttttgttttatttttgccaCACATCACAGTAGATTTTTTAACGTGCAATAATATAAGTTCGCATTTAAtgtgtaaagaaaaaatgttgtcatctttaaaattaaataattgacaatattgtgtttttattatcaattcctcacatacatttttattataagtttgaaaatattattgctGGCAATTTGTATGTCGAAACGGATTGCTTTCTTTATTTGTTCGGattatagtttatatgtatatttgtttggtaattaaatatatgaatcaaTTATCGACTACCAGtacagatattatattttacaacaataGTCAATAACTAacacaatatttgaaattatactaACTGCAATTTTCTACTggaatatattgtaattgttgcTTCCTCAATTGTCTAGAGGCGAGTTATTGATTCAAAGCCCAGGTAAAGCTAATAAATTTCCTATCGTTTATTCTAACGAGAAATTGTCAGTAGTAACCCGGAGTCAGGTTAGAGTACACCTCAGAAAGCACGTGGAGCTGTTAGTTCTGCTAAACTAAAAGACTGCACACCCGGTCGTTTCAGATCTATCGTGCTTAATTATGAGAGTGAAGTATGCGTtgtattaggtccttacatatgaaattggcattttgtacgggaggaatatagtcttttttttttgtaaaatatttaattgcgcAAAGTAGGCaccgttgttatctatgcaGTTTTGCCATCTCAATCTCATAGGTAGTTCATTGATCCCTTTACAAACACACCATGGGGACGAGAAGcaataaactctttgaaggcgGTTTGGACTACCGCATCGGAGTTGAATTTTTACTTGTTGTTTAAGAAGTTGGAGCAAGGTCCGGGGAGTACGGTGAATGTCACAGATATTCCAATTGTAGCTCTTCTAACTTAGTGGTTGTTTATTGTGCAGTGTGTTATTTTGCGTTGTCTTGAAGCAGCAGTGGCCTAGAGCAATTGATCAATCTCGGTTGTTTAGCAGCTAGTTCTTCCTTCATGGTTTGCAGTTGCTGATAATAGATATCTGCCGTAATCGTTTGGCCAGATTTTAGAAAACTGTAGTGAACGACACCGGCGCTAGTCCACCAAACAGTCACAAGTAACTTTCTGAGTCTCCAGCCATTGCGATGAGCGCTTCCGATTATCGTACAGTATTCACTTTTAATCGcaagtaatgattcgatttaaaatcccttCATTATTGTGTCGGTTGAGCAAAGTAGCACAGCACATCGACGCGTGTTTGctatttcattcaaatcatGAGGTACCCATCGTTCAAGATTTTTACTTTCCCGAAGCCTGCAGCTATCTCTGAAGTCATTTGTGATGGATCCGCTTCCACAATagcctttaattcttcattttctaCTTGGGTCTCTGGCCGTCCACGGGGTTGGTTCTGACCAACCAAACACGTACCGTGCTTTCTTTTGCGACACCAGCGTCGTACAGAATTAATTCTTCGAGTTGTTTCTGCAGCATtggtgccacggtagaactcgtactcgtaaatatattgatatttcatgttttccgtAGTGCGGTAATAAGCGgcgccaaagaaaaaaataaagaggaaaaaacaaatgaatgagtgtttttaaaactcaaatgtaccagctaaattaatttataaattttaatttggaattcTTTACCTAAGAGGTATTTAAAGgatatttcagatcaaattGGTCAGTAagacaaaacgctaatttcatatgtaaggacctaatatttgCTCGTAGGCCATAGTACGCCCTGCGCCCCCTCGCAGCTAGTAGCTAGTTTCCCTTGATTTCTTTCAGTAGGacataaattgtattgtattctgCTAGGAACAATGCAATTGTGTAACACAAGAAACGTAGTTTTAAACCCTAAATTGgccaaataatttatatgtatcgGCTTTTTATACCAATGTCAGATGTGACTATGTTCCATCAAATACCATAATAGCGGCTTTTTTAGTGACATGTATCACCCCATAATGGTAACTTGGTTACTTGGTAACCACCAAAGTCCATAGACTATGgtgcggtaaaaaaaaaaattattatgtcgCTTATACGCCACCGATCtagagaactaagatgttacttcacttgtgcctgtagtttcactggctcactcatccttcaaactgaaacacaacaataataaataatgctgCTTGACGGTAGGATTTGGGCGTGTCTACTTGAACAGGACCAAGTCTAGAAGTATAGAAATTGAATAACTGGTGaaacatataaacaattttttttgtttaagcattttttaaaaacatatagcAACACTCGTTGTCAATAGTAACCAACTTGTCAAAACAGTAAATAGTAAAGCGAGACTTTTGAaccataaaaaagttattgtattCTTACAGAGATACgattaataatatcgaatagggattgtattttaatcttcagtgtatatatatttggctACTTATACAACAAAATGAATGACTCTTTCGACTCGAATGCACCTGAACCCAGAAAAATTGGTGTTTGGACGGAAGGGCCGCCTGTTGAGGCCCGGTATGATTAATTTGTTAtgatctaaaaaataattagttaggTACCTAATTAAAACTTGTAAATGTGTTACAGTAATTATGTTATGCCTAAGAAATCGTCCGAATCAATCGATGACATCCCGACTATACCGGATTTGGATGACCTGCAAGATATTCTAGAGAAAGAAATATCTAAACCGCCTGTGtaagcaataatataaaataataagaattctATTGAAAAATTGACTCTTAATGTTtccattagaaaaaaaaaattatattccttaATGTTTCATTTAGACCTGATCATCAAGACACTGAAACAGTTAATACACTAGCCGAAGTAGGTGTCAGTGGTTCTGTAGAGGGAATTGATGCAGCATTAGATGTGCTCAAGTCTTTTATTCCCGAGGCAGAGTCAGATACAGCTGATACAGTGTGGACAATAGATTCGTTGTTAACTCAACTTgctgaagaagaagaaaatacTGCCTCCTAAACATATAATTCCAGTACATTTGCCTTGCGATTGATTTAATTTGCCAAAACtcctatttttttatcatgcaatttatgaaattattgttaACAATATATCATAGTACCATTtcagtatgtttatatattatatttaatacattgtatAAACTTGTTCAACAAGATATCATTATTAAGGCTATGCTAGGATTTATTCTTTActcaaattataatcaaatgaaTTGCTACTTGGTTTCAGgctttctattaattaaatatttgtgtgtataaaaaaaacataaatgttcttcaaattttatttattttataaaagtcttAATATTATCTTGGGAACATTACATTTCAACCTTGTTCcgtccaattttaaaataaattatattattaaggaatgattaattacaatattacttaagaaataaattatcctaagattaatataattttgttatttattatggtgCTCTTGAAATGACtattaaaaagaaatcatttgatttaaacaataatttggcAGCAACTTGAGATGGGAAATTTGAAAGTGCTTAACAAtaggaatgattaatttatatttctgtcttagataaacatttatataaagattttttgttagacaaaagaaacattttttagtaattatatctGAGTATGATGgttcttcatcatcatcatcttaatatatttttaaatctaatctATTTAATctcataaaattgtaatttcccCATCTCAACTCACTACTACTTTATATGAATTCTAGTTGGGGCAATGgacacaaaataaatttcaagtaaAATCAACTAGAAATCAGAAAAGCATTAGTATTATACATTTTCTTgaaacttcaaataaaaatgttatgtcttggctaaaatgattaatttttggATTATTGTCTGCCCGTAAAGCTTTGAATTAAACCTTGTTTAGTACCTCCGGCACATCTAAACGCAATCAAGGCGGTAATGATGAGTATAACATATGAAGGTAGAATAGAAACAATGTACAACTCTTTCTTATTCAGTAAACTCAATCCAGAAACAAGGAAATGTGAACCAATAACCCATAATATCTTTAGATAGTTCTTATTGTCTAATCCACTGAAGAAGATCACACTCCAAAATGTGTTCAGGAGTGTCATACAAAGTGTCATCGCTGCACTTGTGACAAAGAAATATTCCGTGCCACTGTGAAGGCCAAGGGAACCAGGACCTACCtgtaaatcaaaacatacaattatatctGATTGAAAGGAGCAATTCATaagtaaatttatctttttactaCATTAGAACAAAATGTAATAAGAATTGAGCTTGGTAATTggtcattcatttttaaattagtaactgCACTTAGTAATCTAGTGGCAGGcgggtatcacccactcatcatatacttTACCactaagcagcaatatttagtactgctGTGTTCTAGGTTAAAGGGTGAATGACTCAGTTTAGCTATAAATACAAGAGACATCATATTTTAGACCCTACAGTTAGTGGTGCATTGAAggtttaaggaatggttaattatttAGGACACTAGACTCTGGGTAGTTGTTACCaaataccatcaggtggcctgtATGCTTGTCcatcaatacattttataatttttttttaaatattatgataatctTTTCAAGTTAAACCTgcactagtaaaaataaaataacaacaattcgACTGGACTTTAGATTGGAAATAATTAtggtttaataaattttgtaataaatatacagcATGAAAATAGATGTACATcacatataaatttt is part of the Vanessa tameamea isolate UH-Manoa-2023 chromosome 10, ilVanTame1 primary haplotype, whole genome shotgun sequence genome and encodes:
- the LOC113393679 gene encoding intraflagellar transport protein 43 homolog; this translates as MNDSFDSNAPEPRKIGVWTEGPPVEARNYVMPKKSSESIDDIPTIPDLDDLQDILEKEISKPPVPDHQDTETVNTLAEVGVSGSVEGIDAALDVLKSFIPEAESDTADTVWTIDSLLTQLAEEEENTAS